The genomic window AGCGGATACAAAAAAGACGCTTGGGTTTTCAAGCGTCTTTTTATGTTTAGATTATTAATAAATCCATTCGTTTACTAGTTTTGAGTATTCCACTAATTCTGATTCATTGAAGAATAAGGCAATTTCACGTTGTGCACTTTCAGGGGAATCAGAACCATGAATAACATTTTTTCCTACAGTCAGGCCAAAATCACCGCGGATTGTTCCAGGTGCTGCATCTTTCGGGTTTGTCGATCCCATCATTTGGCGGGCAGTTGCAATCACATTTTCCCCCTGCCATACCATGGCAAAAACCGGTCCGGAAGTAATAAAATCGACTAGCTCTTCAAAGAATGGACGCTCCTTATGCTCACCGTAATGCTTCTCAGCAAGTTCTTTTGAAATGCTCATAAGTTTTGCTCCAACTAATTGGAAACCTTTTTTTTCAAAACGGGCAACAATTTCGCCGATTAAGTTGCGCTGTACGCCGTCTGGTTTGACCATCAAGAAAGTCTTTTCCATATGCTCACTCCTAAAAAAGTTATGTATTATCGATTGTCCTCAAATGGACAATTCCACGAAAAATATTACCATTGTTTAGACAATTCCGCAACTTCTAAAATTTACGTTTTCCAATGAATTTCGCTATATCCCGCAGCGCTTTTTTCGCTCTATTGTCAGGAAGTTCTTTTAAAATTGCCAACGCTTTTTCCAAATAACGGTCGCTTACTGCCAAAGAGCTTTCAATCGCACCCGAATTTTTAATGATCGACAATAACTTATTAAGCTCTTCACGGTCCATATCTTCATGAACTCTTTCTATTTTTTTTCGAATATTTTCGTCTTTCATTGCAAATAAAACCGGCAGTGTAATATTTCCCTGCAACAAATCCCCGCCCGCAGGTTTGCCGAGGTCTTTTTCTGTTCCGGTAAAATCAAGCACATCATCGGTAATTTGAAAGGACATGCCAACAAAATAGCCAAAACGGAATAGCTTTTTATGGATTTGTTCATCTACACCGGCAGCAATCGCTCCCAATTGACAACTGGCAGCTATTAACAATGCCGTTTTTCTTTTGATGCGCCGGAAATAGTCTCTTAAATTTTGGTTAAATCTGTATTTATCTTTAATTTGTTGAATTTCCCCAATACAAACTTCAACAATCGTATGTGAAAGGATTTTATGGGCAAGAGGATTCTCGATTTTTGTCATTAATTCAAGAGAACGTGCTAAAATATAGTCTCCCGTATACATGGCAATCCGGTTATCCCATTTTGCCTTTATCGTCGGTTTTCCGCGCCTGAGTTCGGCATCGTCGATCACGTCGTCATGTACCAGTGTAGCCGAATGAAGCAGTTCAAGTGCAACAGCAACATTTTTGATTACATTGATATCATAATTTCCAAACTTTCCTGCCAACAACACAAAAACTGGGCGAATTCTTTTCCCCCCGGCCTGCAATAAATGCAGGGATGCTTGACGCAATAAAGGAGACTTTGACTGTATTGTCTCCTCCAGTTCTTTTTCAACGATATTTAAATCCGAATTCAAAAATGAATACATCATTTTTAATTTCATTGTATCCACCCAGCTTTAATATCCTGTCATTTTCTGTTACTGAATTAAATAAAGCATTATAAAATATCAATGCCCGGCCGCTCAGTAATGGGTCAGGCATCTCTTTTGGTTCCAAAATGAACAGCGGCAACGCCTCCGCTGTATGGCTTATAATGTACTTTTATAAAGCCCGCTTCTTTAAATATTTCTGCAAGTTCTTTCATTCCCGGAAACTCGCGTGCAGATTCCTGAAGCCAAGAATATTCATCATAGCTCTTTGCAAAGATTTTTCCGAAGAACGGCATAATAAACCGGAAATAAAAATAGTACAGCTGTTTAAATCCAATCAATGTCGGCTGTGAAGTTTCGAGGCAGACTGCCATACCTCCGGGTTTTAACACCCGGTTCATTTCTCTTAACACTTGCATATAGTCTGGTACATTTCTTAGACCAAAGCCAATTGTAACATAATCAAACGATTGGTCAGGGAACGGAAGCTCCATTGCGTTTCCGTGGATAAGTGAAACTTGATTGAAATTTTTGCTATTGACTTTTTCTTCTGCGACCTTCAGCATATTCTTGCTGAAATCAAGGCCAATCACTTCACCTTCGGGGCCAACAGCTTCAGCAAGGGCAATCGTCCAATCCCCCGTGCCGCAACATACATCAAGAGCTTTGCTGCCCTTTTGGACATTCATTCGTTTCATCGTGTCTTTTCGCCATCTTTTATGCTGTTGAAAACTGATAACAGAATTCATCTTGTCGTAATTTTGATAGATTTTTTCAAAGACATGATGAACACGCTCTTCTTTAGATTGATGCATGTGATCTTACCCTTCTTCCACAAAAGTTTTTGCCAGCGTATGGTGCTGGTTCAAAATAAATAATGTTCTTTCCTTCAAAAGTTCATTCAGGAAAGGTAATTTTTTGATTCCTTTTTCAATTAACTGCTTCGCAAATTCAATATAACGATCACAAATCAGCAATAAGAACCGCTGCTGCTCATTCGATAATTCTGACAAAGGCTGATCGTTTTTTGGAAATACAAGTTTTTTTAATCCCTCAAATAATATCGATGCCTCTTCATGTAAAAATTTCTTTTTCTCATTGATTAGGCGTTTTAAAAATAATAGGTTTGAGGCATATTCATCCCAGACATCCGCTTGAAAATATTCTGTCAGTTTTTCAAACAGAGAGGACTCAATCATCTTTATACTGTTCATTAATTTATCAATCCCGTCAGAATCCTTTTGGTAGACGGAAATTTTGTGCTCGTTTACATCCTTTATCCCTGCTGCTAGTGTCCTGATTACACCGATACTATTTATTTCTGATAAATGCTTGTAATATAAACCGCTGTAATAATCACCCGCTAAAACGGTAAGCTGGCGATTTTTCAAGCTGTGATAAGTATCTTCCTGGTTTTTGTTTTCTGTTACATGCTCATGGGTATCAAGGGCAATTTGAATAAGCATCGTCGTTAAGACATAACTTTCCATTTCATCATTTGATATTTTCAAATGTTCCATAAGGGAAACAAGCAAGAGCAGCTTGTCTTCATCGACTGTGGGGGCTTTAATATATTTCACCAAATACGGATGTGAGACGTTTCGCATAATCTGCTCTTTAATTTTTGTCAGTTTCATTTGAATGTCTTGCAAATCAATCACCCTTGCTTCCCGAATTATGTATATCCATATAAAGAAAGTTCGCAATTTATTGGAAAATGTAAGCATTTACCTTAATATCCGTACATTAAGGCAGAGACAATTATACCATAAAAGAAATTAGGTTTGTGGTTTCAGAAGATAAAAAACTTTCAAAAATGTTAATTATGTTTCACATTTATTATTGGAATCAGCTGTTAATTCCCGCTTTCAATTTCTCCATTCGAAGTCATAATTTTTGCATGCCCTCTGATTTTGATTGCTGAAGTATGCTCAGTAAATTGGGCGATCATTACTTCACCTTTGTCAAGCTTCTCTGAGTGGTGGAATCTTGTATCAGTGCCTCTTGTTAACCCGATCACGTTTACACCGTCATCCAATGCTTTTATAACAACAAATTCCCCGTTTTGAAAGCTGCTCTTCTTTTCCATTTTCTTCACCCCGGCAATCTTTGATGAAATTGATATAAGGCCCTTAGAGCTAATACGATTTAATTCTTGATTAAAGAGAGCACTTCAGCACGTGCACGTGCATCGTTTTGTAAAATTCCGCGTACCGCAGAAGTGACCGTTTTTGAACCCGGTTTTTTTACTCCCCTCATTGTCATGCACATATGTTCCGCTTCTACAACTACCATTACACCATGAGGGTCAAGCTTTTCCATAATTGTGTTGGCAATCGTCGAAGTAATCCGTTCCTGCAGCTGCGGCCTTCTGGCAACTGCTTCAACAGCTCTTGCGAGTTTGCTTAGTCCGGTTACTTTCCCATTTCTTGGAATATAAGCAACGTGTGCATGTCCGAAGAATGGAACAAGGTGATGTTCACACATGGAATAAAATGGGATATCTTTAACAAGCACTAATTCTTCATGTTCTTCTCCAAAAATTGTTTCAAAATATTCTTTTGGATCTTGATTTAAACCGGCAAACACTTCCTCGTACATTTTTGCTACACGTTTTGGAGTATCAAGCAAACCTTCACGGTTTGGGTCTTCTCCGATAGCTTCTAATATTAAACGCACCGCTTCCTCAATTTGGGCACGATTGATGTTTGACATCACAAATCCTCCTACTTCTAAATCAATACAATACTTGGATAGCGAAGTCAGCTTTTATTATCCTGCTCCGCTTTTAATTTTATCATTACAATATTAGCATAACCATTTCAGTACAAGCAAAATGGAAGATTTCCTGGAAGCATAAACAATAGGCTCCAGCGGCTTGTTCAGCCCCGGGAAGCACTAAACGAATCTAGCAAGCGCAGACAAAAAATACAAAAGGCCACGGAATTCCGCAGCCTTTTGCTTAGCATAGTTTTAAGCACTTGTATGTAATTATTTAACTGCATCTTTAAGCGCTTTACCTGGTTTGAAAGCAGGAACTTTGCTTGCAGCGATTTCGATTTCTTCTCCGGTTTGAGGATTCCGGCCTTTGCGGGCAGCGCGCTCACGTACTTCAAAGTTTCCGAAACCGATTAATTGTACTTTATCACCATTCTTTAAAGCATCTAAGATTGCATCGAAAACAGCATCAACTGCTTTAGTAGCGTCCTTTTTTGATAACTCAGTAGCTTCTGCAACTGCATTAATTAGTTCTGTCTTATTCATGCCTTTCACCTCCTCCCAAAAAATCACGGTAAATTCAGTAAAAGTAAGTCTCTTACCTACATTTCTAAACAAAATGACCGAATTCTATACATTGTGGAATTATTTTTGTTTAACTCAGCCCTTATATTAAATGATTGCGAGCCAGTTTTCAATCTATTTTTGGCAAAAACCCTTTAATCATAAGGGTTAGAGCCCCACAACATGAATTCTGTTAAAAGATTAACATATTCATTTACGCATATCAAGAAATATTCATGAAATAATGGTAATGTTTTCTTATCCGTGCATCTTGTAATATACGCCACACAAAAAAGACTCCCGAAAAGGAGTCTTTTTAACTGTCCAGCTCCAGCGCCTAGGCCCTCGAGGTCGCTTCGGTTCTGCCGATGAAGTCAAAAAACGACTTCACCAGCAGGACCTAGAAGCATGTCGGGCCTGAGCGAGGCGCTTCCGCTTTTCTAACTATAGTATGATGGCTATTAGTCCACCTGAGCCTTCGTTTATGATTCGCTCAAGAGTTTCTTTCAATTTGTAGCGGGCATTCTCAGGCATTAACGAAAGTTTTGCCTGAATCCCTTCTCTGACGATTGAGTTTAAGCTGCGGCCGAAAATATCTGAATTCCAGATCGACAGCGGGTCTTCCTCAAAGTCTTGCATTAAATAACGGACCAATTCTTCGCTTTGCTTTTCCGATCCAATGATTGGTGCAAATTCGGATTCTACATCGACCTTAATCATATGAATGGATGGAGCAACAGCTTTTAAGCGAACACCGAACCTTGGTCCTTGGCGAATGATTTGCGGCTCATCAAGGCTCATATCAGTTATGGAAGGTGCGGCAATTCCATAGCCGGTTTGTTTTACCATTTTTAAAGCCTCAGAGATTTGGTCATACTCTGCTTTTGCGTAGGCAAAATCCTGCATAAGTTCAAGCAAATGATCTTTTCCGCGGATTTCAACCCCAACAATTTCTTTTAAGATTTCATCATATAAATCATCCGGAGCGTATAAATCAATTTCAGCGACTCCCTGCCCCATTTCAATTCCGGCAAGGCTTGCACGGTCGATAAATTCAAAATCGCTGAACTGATGAACAACCCGGTCCACATCTCTTAATCTCTTTATATCTTTAACGGTTTCCTTAACTGCTTCTTGATAGTTTTGACGTAACCAATGGTTTTCACGCAGGACCATTACCCAGCTGGGAAGATTCACATTCACTTCAAGTACCGGGAATTCGTATAAAGCTTCGCGAAGAACATTTAAAACATCACTTTCACGCATGCTTTCTACACTCATTGCCAGTACAGGTATATCGTATTTTTCAATTAATTGGCTTCGGAGCGATTCCGTGTTTGGATGGTAAGGCTGGGCACTGTTTATGACAATGATAAACGGTTTGCCTACCTCTTTCAGTTCTTCAATTACCCTCTCTTCCGCTTCAAGATAATTTTCACGCGGAATATCGCCAATTGTTCCGTCCGTTGTAATAACAACACCGATTGTAGAATGCTCCTGTATAACTTTTCTTGTTCCAATTTCTGCTGCCTCATGAAATGGAATTGGCTCTTCATACCAAGGAGTGGTAATCATGCGCGGCCCGTTTTCATCCTCATACCCTTTTGCCCCGGGTACTGTATAGCCGACGCAGTCAACAAGACGGATATTTACATCCAGACCTTCATCAACATGAACAGTTGCGGCCTGGTTTGGAACGAATTTTGGTTCTGTTGTCATAATGGTTTTACCGGCTGCGCTTTGCGGAAGTTCATCCTGTGTCCGAGCACGGTCTGCTTCATTGCTTATATTTGGTAAAACTACAAGTTCCATGAATTTTTTTATGAAAGTAGATTTACCTGTTCTAACTGCTCCTACAACACCTAAATATATATCGCCGCCTGTTCGTTCGGCAATGTCTTTAAAAATATCTACCTTTTCCAAGTGATTCTCCCCTCCCGAATGAGTTAGTGGGATAATATTATCCATCTCAGCTAATTTTGGACATTATATGTTTATGATTTTGTCCTATTATGATATGACTGTTTTCTAAAATTTTTTGCCTCCTTATCAGAAACTATTATCATTTTTACATAAATCGATTATTTTCTTTCGATAATTTCAAATGAATTAAGGGTTCAAAAAGAGAAAAACCCTTCTCCTTAAAATATATTTTGCAGGAGAAGGGTTATGACTATTTCACGAAAAAGATTGGTTCATTTGTTTTTGGATCAATGGTATAAGGCAACGAATATGCCGGCACAAATACGGAATTTTTCACTAATAATTCCCGAATATCATCGCCCGGTTTATAAGAATGTTTTGTCGTTTGCAGCGCCTTATATAAGTCGCTCCGATAATCAACAAATACTTCAGCATTTCCGGTTACAACGAAAGGCAAATTTTGATTTGAATAAGGGCTTATTGCTACCGGTTCTTCCTTATAGCCCAGTTTCTTGAAATCAATGGAATACAAATTCTCGGCTAATTTTTCTTTATATGGAGGATACCCTGCTGCTTTAATCCGCAAATTTATTTCTCTAATTGTTTCTGCGATTCTTAGATCGAATATTTTCACCGTTGGATTTGTTTCGACATCCACAAGGACATATTGAAAAATCCCCCCGCTTTCATAGCTGTTGCCCGGAGGTTCTGCCATATATTTCGGTACAATTTTTTGGAAATCAATCGGATATTTTTGATAAATGGGTGTTGATGCATCTCTTGTTTTTATTGGCAAGATTCCGCCATTATCCTTCTGAAAGCGATCAACAGCACTTTGTACGGATTGTACTTGATCATCATACGGCACTTGATTTTCAGCAAGCTTTTCTTTCGGATACATGCAGCCAGAGAGAATTACTGCCAAAATGATTAGCAAGGAAAAAACAATTCCTTTTTTCATAAAACATCAATCCTTTAGAATATGTATATTATTCACTGGTAGGTCCGCTGAAAACGATTAAAAAAATAATGATTCCCGAAAGTATCAATAAAACATACGCAATCAGTGCAGTAATGATTCGAATGACGCCTTTTAATTTATACCGGCTGAAATAAATAGAGATCATAGATAAAAACATAAATCCCATTGCACCAAAGGAAATCCACATTTTCATTAAAGCAGGTGACATAAAAACCACTCCTTTTCAGGTATATATTATATCATAGGTGCCAAAACAAAAAACAACATCATCAATTAAATGACAAGAAACATGCATGAGTTTTTGTCGGCGCAGCACCGCCCTTTTCCACAAAAAAAATGACTGAAATAAAGGGAGGGGCAGCCCCTTATTTCAGCCTGTTTCGACTAAATACCCAAAGACCCAATTCAAATTACCAGTTTGGTTCGTTGCATAGTATGCGAAATGCAACACAATCGCATCCTCTAATGCCCATATATTTAGAAATTATATTATTTTTCTATGTCCGGGTTGCTATTCTTTTAAGTCAAGAACATTTACCAAGTCTTCCATTTCGTGCGTTTTTACCCTGGCCATTAACGTATCTACTGCATCTTTCGGGTTCACACCGTTAAATAAAACATCAAATAAAGCGTCGGATATCGGCATTTTGACGTCGTATTTTCTTGCAAGCTGATGGGCCGCCTTAGTCGTGGGGACCCCTTCAACAACCATACCCATATTATTTAAAACCTCTTCGAGATTATTGCCTTTCCCAAGAAGGTTCCCTGCTCTCCAGTTTCGGGAATGAACACTTGTACATGTAACAATTAGATCGCCAATTCCGGCCAAACCTGAAAAGGTTAACGGATTGGCGCCCATTTTTGTACCGAGCCGGGCTATTTCTGCAAGTCCTCTTGTGATTAAAGCAGCCTTAGCATTATCGCCATAGCCGAGTCCGTCAGAGATTCCAGCCGCGAGTGCAATAATATTCTTAAGTGCTCCCCCGATCTCAACGCCGATCATGTCCGGATTTGTATATACCCGGAAATTTTGATTCATAAATAAATCTTGAATTTTTTCAGCTGCTTTCATATTTTTAGAAGAAACAGTTACAGTCGTAGGATGCCGGAGGCTGACTTCTTCAGCATGGCTCGGTCCGGAAAGAACGACAACATCTTTTAAAAGTGTTTCAGGCATTTCCTCTTCAATCATTTCTGATATGCGAAGCAAAGTATCCGGCTCAATTCCTTTGCTCACATGGACAATTGTTAACGGTGTTTCTTGAATTCCCCTTATTTTCCCGAGAACTTCCCTGATCGCTTTTGTTGGTACGGCTAAAATCATCACTTCTATGTCTTTTAAAACTTCTTTGAGAGAAGAAAATCCGATGATAGATTCCGGCAAGGATATGCCAGGCAAATATTTTTGATTTGTATGCTCCCGATTGATTTCTTCTATTTGAGAAGGCTTATGCCCCCAAATCCTGACTTCGTGACCGTTATCGGCAAGTACCATCGCAAGTGCTGTTCCCCAGCTTCCCGCTCCGATCACAGCTACTTTTTCTCTTTGCCGTTCCATCTCATATCACAACCTTTACCTTATTTTCTTTCTCTCGCATAAATTTTAATCGGTGTGCCTTCAAAACCGAATGCATCCCTAATTCGATTCTCAAGAAATCTCTCATAAGAAAAGTGCAGCAGCTCCGGATCATTAACAAAAACAACAAATGTCGGAGGCTTTACCGCTACTTGAGTAGTATAATAGATTTTCAAGCGTCTACCTTTATCTGTCGGCGTTGGATTCATGGCCACCGCATCCATGATGACATCGTTTAGTACGCTTGTTTCAACGCGGCGTGCATGATTTTCACTAGCCATATTAATCATTGGCATTAATGTGTGGAGTCTTTTTTTCGTTTTAGCTGATAAGAAGACGATCGGAGCATAATCCAAAAACTGAAAATGATCGCGAATTTTTTGTTCAAACTCCCTCATTGTTTTTTCATCTTTCTCAACTGCATCCCACTTATTTACGACAATAACAACTGCCCGGCCAGCTTCATGTGCATATCCTGCAATCCGTTTGTCCTGTTCAATAATCCCTTCTTCACCATTCAATACAACAAGGACAACGTCTGATCGTTCAATCGCTCTTAGTGCTCTTAAAACACTGTATTTTTCAGTTGTTTCATAAACCTTTCCTTTTTTGCGCATTCCTGCAGTATCAATGATGACATATTTTTGTCCGTTATACGTGTAAGGGGAATCAATTGCATCTCTTGTTGTACCGGCAATATCACTTACGATTACCCGTTCTTCTCCCAGTAAAGCATTTACAAGTGACGATTTTCCCACATTTGGCCGGCCGATTAAACTGAACTTAATAACATCCTCATCGTATTCCTCTTCGTGCTTGCTCGGAAAGTGTTTCGCTACTTCATCGAGCAAGTCTCCTAATCCAAGTCCGTGGGTGCCGGAAATTGGAATCGGTTCACCAAAACCAAGGGAATAAAAATCAAAAATTTGATCGCGCATTTCAGGATTATCAACTTTATTTACGGCGAGAACAACAGGCTTTTTCGATTTATACAGGATTTTCGCAACTTCTTCGTCTGCCGCGGTAACCCTTTCCCGTCCGTTTGTGATAAAAATAATGACATCTGCTTCATTAATGGCAATTTCAGCCTGTTGGCGGATTTGTTCAAGAAACGGCTCATCTCCGATATCGATGCCCCCCGTGTCGATAATATTGAAATCGTGTGTTAACCATTCAGCTGAACTATAAATCCGGTCACGGGTTACACCCGGAATATCTTCCACTATCGATATCCGCTCGCCGACAATACGGTTAAAAATCGTTGATTTTCCTACATTAGGACGGCCGACAATGGCTACAACTGGTTTCGCCATGCATTTCATCCTTTCATATATAAAATATATTCTTGTTTCATTTAATTTTTTGTCTTAATAAACATAAGAAAGAAACCCTTCAAATGCTAGAAGGGTCTAACTTCATTAGTTTAACAAAGAGATTGATAACAAGCAATGAAAACTTAAAACTATGGAATATTTGTCAATGTTTTACAATTATGAATAACTCTTCTGTAATCGCATGGGCAATGCCGTCTAAAATTGCTTCTAAATTCGCACACACTTGTTCCATTTCTTTTTTTGATTCACAATGGAAAACGGCTGCTCCGCTCGGAACTTTATTTGGATCGGTTGTCACAACTGCAAGAATAAATTTTTCAAGCATCATGCCTTACCCCTGCCTTCCCTTATCTTTATTTCTCTCTGTCGGCATTCTGATTGCATTTTCCAATGTTGGAACTAATCCGATGATCTTCAAAGCTTTTTCCACATTCTTTTCCTGCGGCAAAATGAAAACCCCAACCCTTCCGTCATTCAAGTCTCTCTTTGCCAGCGGAACAAGTGCCGGAGTGCCGGAATCGCGGTATACACCAAGTGCATTTGAGACGTCATGAAGAATTGCTTGTCGTTGTCCGAGGTTGGCAATTGTAGACCGTGCATTGAAGTTTTTCGGCTTTAAAATAAATCCCATACCATAGCGGAGAACCTCCTCCCGGCGTTCAGGCAAACCGATGTTCATGATGTAAATGTTATCCACATACAATCCCGGACCTTCAAACTTTGGTTCAACATAGTCAATATCGACAATGTCTTTTAGTTGTCCCCCGGTCATCAAATACTTTGAAATGATGACTGCAACAGCGGCCGCTGCAATTCCCGCCCAAATATTAAAAAAGATATACGCAAACGTACTTAACAGTGATGTGAAAATGACTAGATAATTTCTGCTTTCAAATGCGATTGCAATCCCTTCAATATATGTCTTTCCTCTTGAGACAAGTTCATAACTGTCAAGTTCGGTCAATGTATTTCTTTCCATATTGCGGACTTCCCGGAACTGAGATGCAGCTAGCGTTAAAAACGTTATTGCTGTATACTCTTCTTCTAACATGGCTGGTACTGCTACCGTTCCAAGCCCTGCAGCAATAAATCCCAATGCAATATGAATAATTTTTCCATGCAAATAAGTCGGATATTGCCGATAATCAGTCCTTAGCAGATAAATTCTTGTCAGTGTTCCGACAATCACTCCAAATATGATAGGCAGAGTATATTCATTCATGATGATTTATGTTTCTCCTTTTCAAAATGGTTAAATTGAATGTTAAAATAAGCTGCCGTAAATTTGAGGCCGCTCCATAAAAGCAGAATGGCAACTGCTAATGATGCAAGATCAAGAATGGCCAGTGATCCGATCGGGTATGAGAATCCATTTTGACGCAATACAAATGCATAAAGCAGTTCTCCTAGTAGAATGCCTGCCAGCATTGTATACATTCTCATCCGCACTTCAGACTGAAGCATAAAAGTTAAATATATTAAAATAAAAACGAGCAGCCAATCACGATTTATAATCACCCATACCGGATCGTATAACTCAAACATAAGGAAACTGGCATAGGCAAGCATGATAATAAAAGAAGATACAAAAAAATAAAGAATTGTTCGTTTTTTTAATCTAGAAATATCCATCATGATTGAGAAAAAAATGAAAACAGCGGCTGCGTAAATTTGAAAGTGAAAGACAGAAAAGTGAATAGGAGAAAAGATGATGATGATAAGCAGCCTTTTTGAAATGGTATACCGATATTTATTTTTGCTATCTAATAAAAAAGTGGCCGCCACCCATATAAGCCAGCAAACCCAATAAAAGAAAGCCCCGTCCATTTATTACTACCTCCTATCATTACCATTATGACAAAAAATTATGTACTTTAATCTTTCCGGGTATAAACTTTCCTTCGTGAATTATGTTAAAGGATAGGAGGTGGTATGGTGGGTAAAGACCGGCAGGAAAAACGTCTAAGAAAAAGCGGCAAAGTGGAATCAGACCGTGACCAGGCTCTTCATTATCCAGGTGCATCAAAATTGCAAAGCCCGGAAGAAGCGCGATCTTTAAACGACGGGAAGCAAAGTTAATTATAATGATGATAAAAAAAGAGCTGCCGCTAAGCTGCGGAGCTCTTTACTTTCTGTATTGGCTGTATTTTCTTGTATTAATTCCCCGTTCAGAAAGCCAGTGGTGGGTCGCACCTGATAAGACAATCGGAGTATTTTGCAATTCCCTTATTGTTTTTGTCCCTAACGCTGCCATCAAAAATGCAAGGTCTTCCAAAATGAAAAGAATCTGCTCTGCCAGAGCATCTTCTCCCCTCTCAATCAATAACTTTAAGAAAAATCCTGCCATGCCGACTGCATCAGCTCCGAGGGCAATTGCCTTTGCAATATCAAGGCTTGTTTGGATTCCGCCGGAACCAATTATTGAAGCATTCAGGCCGTATTCTTTCGCCTCAACAATGGAAGCAGCTGTTGGAATCCCCCAATGATTAAAAAAAGAGAGCAATCGATGCCGCCGCTCATTTTCAATCCTGGCAAAATTTGTACCGCCGTATCCCCCAACATCAATTGCTTGAACGCCAATGGAAGCAAGCTTCGAAGCTGTTTCCTTGCTGACACCGAATCCAACTTCTTTTACAATGACAGGAACATTTACACCATTGACAATTTTTTCTATCCTGGAAAGGGCTCCTTTAAAATCCCTGTCCCCTTCGG from Bacillus methanolicus includes these protein-coding regions:
- a CDS encoding capping complex subunit for YIEGIA, which codes for MMLEKFILAVVTTDPNKVPSGAAVFHCESKKEMEQVCANLEAILDGIAHAITEELFIIVKH
- a CDS encoding YpzI family protein — encoded protein: MGKDRQEKRLRKSGKVESDRDQALHYPGASKLQSPEEARSLNDGKQS
- a CDS encoding YIEGIA family protein, whose amino-acid sequence is MNEYTLPIIFGVIVGTLTRIYLLRTDYRQYPTYLHGKIIHIALGFIAAGLGTVAVPAMLEEEYTAITFLTLAASQFREVRNMERNTLTELDSYELVSRGKTYIEGIAIAFESRNYLVIFTSLLSTFAYIFFNIWAGIAAAAVAVIISKYLMTGGQLKDIVDIDYVEPKFEGPGLYVDNIYIMNIGLPERREEVLRYGMGFILKPKNFNARSTIANLGQRQAILHDVSNALGVYRDSGTPALVPLAKRDLNDGRVGVFILPQEKNVEKALKIIGLVPTLENAIRMPTERNKDKGRQG
- the fni gene encoding type 2 isopentenyl-diphosphate Delta-isomerase, translating into MSRPNRKWDHIKYALKTGQKRLSGFDDIKFVHQSLPDVSLEEIQLGTKIGELVLSSPIFINAMTGGGGERTYEINRKLAYTARTAGIAMAVGSQMSALKNKNEKNTYEVVRKENPNGVIIANLGSEATVDQARYAIEMIGADAIQIHLNAIQELTMPEGDRDFKGALSRIEKIVNGVNVPVIVKEVGFGVSKETASKLASIGVQAIDVGGYGGTNFARIENERRHRLLSFFNHWGIPTAASIVEAKEYGLNASIIGSGGIQTSLDIAKAIALGADAVGMAGFFLKLLIERGEDALAEQILFILEDLAFLMAALGTKTIRELQNTPIVLSGATHHWLSERGINTRKYSQYRK
- the der gene encoding ribosome biogenesis GTPase Der; this encodes MAKPVVAIVGRPNVGKSTIFNRIVGERISIVEDIPGVTRDRIYSSAEWLTHDFNIIDTGGIDIGDEPFLEQIRQQAEIAINEADVIIFITNGRERVTAADEEVAKILYKSKKPVVLAVNKVDNPEMRDQIFDFYSLGFGEPIPISGTHGLGLGDLLDEVAKHFPSKHEEEYDEDVIKFSLIGRPNVGKSSLVNALLGEERVIVSDIAGTTRDAIDSPYTYNGQKYVIIDTAGMRKKGKVYETTEKYSVLRALRAIERSDVVLVVLNGEEGIIEQDKRIAGYAHEAGRAVVIVVNKWDAVEKDEKTMREFEQKIRDHFQFLDYAPIVFLSAKTKKRLHTLMPMINMASENHARRVETSVLNDVIMDAVAMNPTPTDKGRRLKIYYTTQVAVKPPTFVVFVNDPELLHFSYERFLENRIRDAFGFEGTPIKIYARERK
- a CDS encoding NAD(P)H-dependent glycerol-3-phosphate dehydrogenase translates to MERQREKVAVIGAGSWGTALAMVLADNGHEVRIWGHKPSQIEEINREHTNQKYLPGISLPESIIGFSSLKEVLKDIEVMILAVPTKAIREVLGKIRGIQETPLTIVHVSKGIEPDTLLRISEMIEEEMPETLLKDVVVLSGPSHAEEVSLRHPTTVTVSSKNMKAAEKIQDLFMNQNFRVYTNPDMIGVEIGGALKNIIALAAGISDGLGYGDNAKAALITRGLAEIARLGTKMGANPLTFSGLAGIGDLIVTCTSVHSRNWRAGNLLGKGNNLEEVLNNMGMVVEGVPTTKAAHQLARKYDVKMPISDALFDVLFNGVNPKDAVDTLMARVKTHEMEDLVNVLDLKE
- a CDS encoding YphA family membrane protein, producing MDGAFFYWVCWLIWVAATFLLDSKNKYRYTISKRLLIIIIFSPIHFSVFHFQIYAAAVFIFFSIMMDISRLKKRTILYFFVSSFIIMLAYASFLMFELYDPVWVIINRDWLLVFILIYLTFMLQSEVRMRMYTMLAGILLGELLYAFVLRQNGFSYPIGSLAILDLASLAVAILLLWSGLKFTAAYFNIQFNHFEKEKHKSS